A region of Drosophila suzukii chromosome 2L, CBGP_Dsuzu_IsoJpt1.0, whole genome shotgun sequence DNA encodes the following proteins:
- the LOC139353401 gene encoding uncharacterized protein: MEHSKLWDLRPKVRERRFKWTSVGQQQQQKSFEVRHSVYRKMSAKILLIILLLFIKHCTISCIKGLDRIRADYCELYCGGSCNNQKCSIDNRILATEDYKMELSISKLLFTWTNRDFQQWNIYQIANESDCSILKITVAGIPRADDTRLRPAVQYLRLLGIQEIVEFEMYAPSLTIAEREIHIDSGSEMLDFKYLSDSTVNSVAINAYIRGSMNNTKQIKIYAYTSEKPTLTIETHMFEGKTKLQMLVFSGLNVEGLTTETFDHLTSLVRLVFDNVVLKNFEFFGLVKISH, translated from the exons ATGGAGCACTCCAAGTTGTGGGACCTTCGTCCCAAAGTGCGGGAACGTCGCTTCAAGTGGACTTCAGTCggccaacagcaacaacaaaagtcA tttgaGGTTCGGCATAGCGTGTATCGTAAAATGTCCGCAAAAATACTGCTAATTATATTACTCCTTTTTATTAAACATTGTACGATTTCCTGTATCAAAGGATTGGACAGGATCAGAGCGGATTACTGTGAACTGTATTGCGGTGGATCTTGCAATAACCAAAAATGCTCGATAGATAACAGAATTTTAGCCACTGAAGATTATAAAATGGAGTTGTCAATTTCGAAATTACTTTTCACTTGGACAAATCGCGATTTCCAGCAATGGAATATTTACCAAATTGCCAATGAAAGTGATTGCTCAATACTTAAAATTACTGTGGCTGGAATACCGCGGGCTGACGATACTAGACTTCGTCCTGCAGTACAATATCTTCGGCTACTTGGCATACAAGAAATTGTTGAATTCGAAATGTATGCTCCTTCCCTAACAATAGCAGAGAGGGAAATACATATTGATAGCGGATCCGAAATGCtagattttaaatatttaagtgaCAGTACTGTTAATTCTGTCGCTATCAATGCCTACATACGAGGGAGTATGAACAACACgaagcaaattaaaatctaTGCTTATACATCGGAAAAACCAACACTTACGATTGAGACACATATGTTCGAAGGAAAAACCAAGTTACAAATGCTAGTGTTTAGTGGCTTAAATGTGGAGGGCCTGACAACTGAAACATTTGATCACTTGACCAGTTTGGTTAGGCTGGTGTTTGACAACGTGGTGTTAAAAAACTTTGAGTTTTTTGGGTTAGTAAAAATAAGTCACTAA
- the Toll-4 gene encoding protein toll, which produces LQATLKYLIIHVNNKVDMKTFENFHALEIVQLYAYKAYKNVTAFLCHPGRNECHFTLGINGISCPFKCSCIYNQHDRIFEINCSQQNHSLIPPLPVPIIGKAVLFLQQNQLFQLPDNSLEGYDNLKGLDVSQNQLTSLSTSRLPKALETLDISFNQFTTLSQDVVAYVESLSSFKQFGNKWIIYCDEHYLIDYFWKNAQWIKIKDSKFNLVMEFMNITAKASYLPPFFVPNFSDFYWEASEDHILNTFGESELYFTLKLVEELKNAIWLFEGEYDEFILYHLNATCPYRCTCCIERQTGQFIINCTNASLEYYPRLPYLIPYNTTLYLDGNDIKRLTSPENLIITGLASIQKLHMSNNRLTEIPHHLLPENITYLDLRNNFLMTLDDEVVEFLTYRENITELKLSGNPWEFYCNAKTFLSFLREREPMEYETVLRRVNITQDKCPEECVCCIDTSNSEPVSLTIDCSGKGLRQIPPLPTPRIGQTTLIFERNILKEWPSSSLPGYSSVARFYLAHNQLSHIDQLPSNVDHLDINYNNFTVLSERVRGFLENRSISSPMKLVLSGNPWTCSCEESDFLKFVKERAKNIINASAVQCGDSGKSLIEVEEIELCPSVLIYYTSFAISLLIIAISINAFICFRRSILIWFYEHEIFLGLAARRELDQNKKFDAFLSFTHQDEELITEFVDRLENGKHKFRLCFYLRDWLVGESIPDCINQSVKDSRRKMTKNFLKSTWGRLEFRMALHATSKDRCKRLIVVLYPDVENFDELDSELRAYMVLNTYLKRDNPNFWNKLIYSMPHVMLRQQLLRNPSETRV; this is translated from the coding sequence CTTCAAGCAACATTAAAATACTTAATTATTCACGTTAATAATAAGGTGGATATGAAAACCTTTGAGAATTTCCACGCACTCGAAATCGTTCAACTGTACGCATATAAAGCATATAAAAATGTGACCGCTTTTCTATGTCACCCAGGTCGAAACGAATGTCACTTTACATTGGGTATAAATGGCATTTCGTGCCCCTTTAAATGTAGCTGCATATATAATCAACACGATAGaatatttgaaattaattGCTCGCAGCAAAATCATTCACTAATTCCTCCGCTACCTGTTCCTATAATAGGAAAGGCAGTCCTGTTCCTTCAGCAGAACCAACTATTTCAACTACCTGATAACTCATTGGAAGGCTATGATAATCTAAAAGGTCTGGACGTCTCACAAAATCAACTAACTAGTCTCAGTACTAGCCGACTTCCTAAAGCTCTTGAAACTCTGGACATAAGTTTTAATCAATTTACCACCTTAAGCCAAGATGTTGTTGCATATGTCGAGAGCTTAAGTTCTTTTAAACAGTTTGGCAACAAATGGATTATATACTGCGATGAACACTATTTAATAgattatttttggaaaaacgCACAATGGATAAAGATAAAAGATTCAAAATTTAACCTAGTAATGGAATTCATGAACATAACAGCAAAAGCATCCTACTTACCCCCTTTTTTTGTTCCCAATTTTTCCGATTTTTACTGGGAAGCAAGTGAAGATCATATATTAAACACTTTTGGAGAATCAGAACTATACTTTACGTTAAAGCTAGTGGAAGAGTTAAAAAACGCCATTTGGCTGTTTGAGGGCGAGTACGATGAATTTATTCTTTATCATCTAAACGCGACTTGCCCATACAGATGCACTTGTTGCATTGAACGGCAAACTGGTCAATTCATTATAAATTGTACGAATGCAAGTCTTGAATATTATCCCAGACTACCATATTTAATTCCCTACAACACGACTCTATATTTAGATGGAAATGACATAAAGAGACTTACCAGCCCCGAAAACCTTATCATTACGGGTCTTGCCTCGATACAAAAACTGCATATGTCTAATAACAGGCTAACCGAAATACCACATCACTTGCTTCCGGAGAACATAACTTATTTAGACCTgagaaataattttttgatgACCCTTGATGATGAGGTGGTAGAATTCTTGACATACCGTGAAAATATCACTGAATTAAAACTATCAGGTAACCCCTGGGAATTTTACTGCAATGCAAAGACGTTTCTATCCTTTCTAAGGGAACGTGAGCCAATGGAATACGAAACAGTCCTGCGACGAGTAAATATAACTCAGGATAAGTGTCCCGAAGAGTGCGTTTGCTGTATCGACACCTCCAATTCCGAACCGGTGTCACTAACTATCGACTGCAGCGGCAAAGGTCTACGGCAGATACCACCATTACCAACGCCTAGAATTGGACAAACAACTCTGATATTTGAAAGAAACATTCTCAAGGAATGGCCCTCCAGCTCGCTCCCAGGATACTCAAGTGTGGCACGATTTTATTTGGCCCACAACCAACTGTCTCATATCGATCAACTACCAAGCAACGTGGACCATCTGGATATAAATTACAATAATTTCACGGTTCTCAGCGAACGAGTACGGGGCTTCCTTGAAAACAGAAGTATTTCTTCCCCGATGAAGCTAGTTCTTTCCGGAAATCCGTGGACTTGCAGCTGCGAAGAGAGTGATTTTCTGAAATTCGTTAAGGAGCGAgcgaaaaatattataaacgCATCAGCTGTTCAATGTGGCGATTCAGGAAAATCTCTGATCGAAGTTGAAGAGATTGAATTATGTCCCTCGGTCCTCATCTACTATACATCTTTCGCCATCTCTTTGTTGATAATAGCTATATCAATTAACGCCTTTATATGCTTCAGGCGGTCTATATTGATCTGGTTCTACGAACACGAAATATTCCTAGGTCTGGCCGCCCGTAGAGAACTGGATCAGAATAAAAAATTCGATGCATTCCTATCATTCACTCACCAGGACGAAGAGCTCATTACAGAATTCGTAGATCGACTGGAGAATGGCAAGCACAAGTTCAGACTCTGCTTCTATCTTAGAGATTGGTTAGTGGGCGAGTCTATTCCCGATTGCATCAACCAATCCGTCAAGGACTCGAGACGCAAGATGACTAAGAACTTCCTGAAATCCACCTGGGGACGACTAGAGTTCCGGATGGCTCTCCATGCCACCTCGAAGGATCGGTGCAAGCGCCTGATCGTGGTCCTCTATCCGGATGTGGAGAATTTCGATGAGCTGGACAGTGAGCTAAGGGCCTACATGGTACTGAATACTTATCTGAAAAGAGACAATCCCAACTTCTGGAACAAGCTGATCTACTCGATGCCACATGTTATGTTGCGACAACAGCTGCTCAGAAATCCATCTGAGACGAGGGTATAA
- the LOC108013113 gene encoding kunitz-type serine protease inhibitor textilinin-5, giving the protein MYLIYPFSLLIFVQPLLAVIPHGVTIKEPKCWYVANPGPCDDWIKVWGYDYLTNRCIFFYYGGCGGNPNRFYTKEECLSTCRVHRPPNRKKREYGVDEEEEEEEEEFEEDIDNWDKWDDSHSEF; this is encoded by the exons ATGTATCTTATTTATCCCTTTTCCTTGCTGATTTTTGTGCAACCCCTGTTAGCGGTTATTCCTCATGGAGTCACAATTAAGGAAC CAAAATGCTGGTATGTCGCGAATCCTGGACCCTGTGATGACTGGATCAAAGTCTGGGGCTACGATTACCTAACCAATCGCTGTATTTTCTTCTATTATGGGGGCTGTGGTGGTAATCCGAATCGGTTCTATACAAAAGAAGAGTGTCTCAGCACTTGTAGGGTACACAGACCTCCAAACCGGAAGAAAAGGGAGTATGGTGTCGACGAAGaggaagaagaggaagaagaGGAATTCGAGGAGGATATTGACAATTGGGACAAATGGGACGATTCCCATTCGGAGTTTTAA